One part of the Granulicella arctica genome encodes these proteins:
- a CDS encoding glycosyl hydrolase family 95 catalytic domain-containing protein: MIRISLQVLCAVLFLTVVGETQTIVTPESTAWHDGGFHIDAKGVVGRSTIVLGQPNMLSSQAMPLGNGRLGVALWSANGLTVQLNRIDTLPNRLSPGQLSIPGLAKLTQAPDYSGKLDLYNGEFVEQGGGMTATAYVQPDADQLIIDVTGADPHHPQTVELSLWPPRNPKASVSGKTGILAESWLDNIDPGASGRRFGSLSALSAEGRNVSVSVKDQHTILLSVLPNPDGDFRVLIAGPHYEGREAVQQIAQQTLAHSDAATHKLWWNRFWQHAGLIKVSSPDGAGDYMQNLRDIYLFTAAAESGTEIPGSQAGIADLFSAVRDTHFWDPAAFWHWNLRMQIAANLGAGLPELNSSYFNLYRENLANIEAWTKQHMAGRPGICVPETMRFNGVGIEFERFPGSTEPTIGLNCDSGKPYYNARTISTGAEISFWAWQQYLQTSDLAFLRLNYPLLRASTRFLLAYEQSGPDGLRHTTPSNSHETQWDVIDPTTDLLARHTLYTETIAAAKLLNEDAALVSTLQAELKVIPELPRTEEEHPKTLLPPSADSQGHDVIAVSYLPTAESHNVENIGLEPVWPYGLIGDDSPETDLARRTYFHRPNPTNQDWSSDPIQAARLGLGTEVSSTLVKLTETYQAYVNGLASWGGNSGEFYSEQSAVVATALQEALVQDFDGVIRIAPAIPPGWDLEGTVFVRGKTKVHVQVKSGVVTTAGIEAGSTQSLTLRNPWPGVFFDITDAATGAKLVRSSSKAEVTFSTLSGHSYIIDKSSQSVHKPRFAVITGESPTRSKKLGSRQIGLDPRHAQ, translated from the coding sequence ATGATTCGTATCTCCCTTCAGGTTCTTTGCGCGGTTCTTTTTCTGACCGTCGTCGGTGAAACCCAAACTATAGTCACCCCTGAATCCACAGCCTGGCATGACGGAGGCTTCCACATCGACGCGAAGGGTGTCGTCGGCCGGTCCACAATCGTTCTGGGGCAACCCAACATGCTCTCGAGCCAGGCCATGCCGCTCGGCAACGGTCGCCTTGGTGTTGCTCTATGGTCGGCAAACGGACTCACCGTCCAGCTCAATCGCATCGACACCCTCCCCAACCGTCTCTCGCCGGGCCAGCTCAGCATTCCCGGGCTCGCCAAGCTGACGCAAGCCCCCGACTACAGCGGTAAGCTCGACCTCTACAACGGGGAGTTCGTTGAACAAGGCGGCGGCATGACCGCAACCGCCTACGTCCAGCCTGACGCGGACCAGCTCATCATCGATGTCACCGGTGCGGACCCGCACCACCCACAAACTGTCGAACTCTCCCTCTGGCCGCCACGCAACCCCAAAGCCAGCGTCTCAGGCAAGACAGGGATCCTAGCCGAAAGCTGGCTCGATAACATCGACCCTGGTGCCTCAGGCAGGCGCTTCGGCTCGCTCTCCGCCCTCTCTGCCGAAGGCCGCAACGTCTCCGTCAGCGTAAAGGATCAGCACACCATCCTCCTCTCCGTTCTCCCGAACCCCGACGGTGACTTCCGAGTTCTCATCGCCGGGCCTCACTACGAGGGCAGGGAAGCAGTTCAGCAGATCGCCCAGCAGACACTCGCCCACTCGGACGCCGCAACCCACAAGCTCTGGTGGAACCGATTCTGGCAACATGCCGGCCTCATCAAAGTCAGCTCCCCCGACGGCGCTGGCGACTACATGCAGAATCTTCGCGACATCTACCTCTTCACTGCCGCAGCCGAGAGCGGCACAGAGATCCCGGGTTCTCAGGCTGGTATTGCCGATCTCTTCTCCGCCGTCCGCGACACGCATTTCTGGGACCCAGCGGCTTTCTGGCACTGGAATCTCCGAATGCAGATCGCCGCGAACCTCGGTGCCGGTCTGCCCGAGCTGAACTCGTCCTACTTCAACCTCTACCGCGAGAACCTCGCCAACATCGAGGCCTGGACCAAGCAGCACATGGCCGGACGTCCCGGCATCTGCGTCCCCGAGACCATGCGTTTCAACGGTGTAGGCATTGAGTTCGAACGCTTTCCAGGATCAACCGAACCGACCATCGGTCTCAACTGCGACTCCGGTAAGCCCTACTACAACGCCAGAACTATCTCCACCGGAGCTGAAATCTCGTTCTGGGCCTGGCAGCAATACCTTCAGACCAGCGACCTCGCCTTCCTCCGGCTGAACTACCCCCTCCTCCGTGCCTCAACACGCTTCCTGCTCGCATATGAGCAGAGCGGCCCAGATGGCCTCCGCCACACCACCCCATCGAACTCCCACGAAACCCAATGGGACGTAATCGACCCAACCACCGATCTCCTCGCTCGCCATACCCTCTACACAGAAACCATCGCCGCTGCCAAGCTACTCAATGAGGACGCTGCTCTCGTCTCCACGTTGCAAGCCGAACTCAAAGTCATCCCCGAACTTCCCCGCACCGAGGAAGAGCATCCCAAAACCCTGCTTCCACCCTCCGCCGACTCCCAGGGCCACGACGTCATCGCGGTCTCCTACCTACCCACCGCGGAGAGCCACAACGTCGAAAACATCGGCCTGGAACCTGTCTGGCCCTACGGCCTCATCGGAGACGACTCCCCCGAGACGGATCTAGCCCGCCGCACCTACTTTCACCGCCCCAACCCCACCAATCAGGACTGGAGCTCCGATCCCATCCAGGCCGCAAGGCTCGGACTCGGCACCGAAGTAAGCAGTACCCTCGTCAAGCTGACCGAAACCTATCAAGCCTACGTAAACGGTCTGGCCAGTTGGGGCGGCAACTCCGGCGAGTTCTACAGCGAGCAGTCCGCTGTTGTCGCAACCGCCTTGCAGGAGGCCCTCGTTCAGGACTTCGACGGCGTCATCCGCATCGCCCCAGCCATCCCTCCCGGATGGGACCTCGAAGGCACGGTCTTCGTCCGCGGGAAGACGAAGGTGCACGTGCAGGTTAAGTCAGGAGTAGTCACAACCGCAGGAATCGAGGCCGGCTCAACCCAGTCCCTCACCCTGCGCAATCCCTGGCCTGGCGTCTTTTTCGACATCACCGATGCCGCCACTGGAGCAAAACTAGTACGATCTTCTTCGAAGGCAGAGGTCACCTTCTCGACGCTCAGCGGCCATAGCTATATCATCGACAAGTCGAGCCAATCAGTTCATAAGCCGCGATTCGCCGTCATCACCGGCGAATCGCCAACGAGGTCTAAAAAACTTGGATCGAGGCAGATCGGTCTCGATCCTCGTCACGCACAATAA